A region from the Vicia villosa cultivar HV-30 ecotype Madison, WI linkage group LG3, Vvil1.0, whole genome shotgun sequence genome encodes:
- the LOC131658293 gene encoding protein INVOLVED IN DE NOVO 2-like, whose translation MVNTKRKNHVVETSESNDNDSINNQSWMPSPDIQTSQHHPLGWVARAEKCFKKQMHAKTIELEKHKGIQKNLEVELQQLKTSLNVLKNFEEDDDDEEEEVDSEIFNKVNTLESELREKEALIEELEAFNQVLITKERDLNDELQNARKTLINGIEELSVPNNIAVKRMGELDSKPFLEAMKKKYKEEEAEVRAANLCSLWEFHMKDADWHPFKLVTVDGKERVIIDDADKKLNGLKRSVGKAAYNAVVAALTELNECNPSGQYVTSELWNYAEDRRATLQEGIQCLLDNSSNKREKGKETMGSHANKV comes from the exons ATGGTGAATACAAAAAGGAAAAATCATGTCGTAGAGACTAGTGAAAGTAATGATAACGATAGCATCAACAATCAATCTTGGATGCCAAGTCCTGATATTCAAACTTCTCAACATCATCCTCTTGGATGGGTTGCAAGAGCTGAGAAATGCTTCAAG aAACAAATGCATGCAAAAACTATTGAACTTGAAAAGCACAAGGGTATACAAAAAAATTTGGAAGTTGAGCTTCAACAACTAAAAACATCACTAAACGTGTTGAAGaactttgaagaagatgatgatgatgaggaggaggaggttgACTCAGAGATTTTCAACAAGGTTAACACTTTGGAGAGTGAACTAAGGGAAAAAGAAGCGTTGATTGAAGAACTTGAAGCATTCAATCAAGTTCTAATAACTAAAGAGCGTGATCTAAATGATGAGTTGCAGAATGCACGAAAAACTTTAATcaat GGTATTGAGGAATTATCTGTTCCAAATAATATTGCTGTGAAGAGAATGGGCGAACTTGACAGCAAGCCATTCCTCGAAGCAATGAAGAAGAAATATAAAGAGGAGGAAGCTGAAGTGAGGGCTGCGAACTTGTGTTCATTGTGGGAATTCCATATGAAAGATGCAGATTGGCATCCATTCAAATTAGTCACTGTTGATGGCAAAGAAAGG GTAATTATTGATGATGCGGATAAAAAGCTAAATGGGCTCAAGAGAAGCGTTGGTAAAGCGGCATATAATGCGGTGGTGGCAGCTCTAACAGAGTTAAATGAATGCAATCCTAGTGGGCAATATGTAACCTCAGAATTATGGAACTATGCTGAGGACAGAAGAGCAACTCTGCAAGAAGGAATACAATGTCTGTTAGACAACTCATCAAACAAACGCGAGAAgggaaaagaaacaatgggaAG CCATGCTAATAAAGTTTGA